The Anoplopoma fimbria isolate UVic2021 breed Golden Eagle Sablefish chromosome 10, Afim_UVic_2022, whole genome shotgun sequence sequence atttattcttctcttttttaaaaatacttaactttgacttttttcttctatgaatattttttccaacatactttactatgactttttttgctttctttgacatacgatactatgattttttttgacattatactatgactctttttcgatatactaagactttttaaaaaccttttttcgAAATAGTTCAtagacttttgtcgacatactatattataattttgtttaaaatattttcatcatactatatcatgacttttttgacatactatacgatgacttttttcacttatCTACACATAATATACTGACTTTTTaccacatgctatactatgatttatcttttttttctttttcaacatactatgctatgatttatcttttttttctttgaaatactatactataatttgttgtttttcagtttcagacaatattttcattatacTACATTATGAGTcccatgacatactatactaagacttaaaaaaaatactaaaccATAAAGTTTTTTCACCTTATTCGGCATAATATACATTGAGTCttagttttactttttgcaacatgctataccatgacttacatttttttcaacatgcaaaatatgttttttagtATGACGTTTCGTTTAATTTTTACCGCATGCTATACTTTACTTTTCGACATCCTACTTcatgatacatttgtttttgaaaatactgaactatgactttttttgacatactataccttgacgttttttaaacatactatactataactttttttgacatactataatactatgacttttttcacatttttttttactaattatacaatgttttggtattttcaacgtactatactatgcttttttaattttgcttttTGACAAACTACACTATTacttttgacaatttttttatataattttgacTCATATGATTATGAtatacaacatactatactatatttttttacatacattactatgacttttttcaacattcaatactatgttttctttactatgactttgaaaaaatatactatgacattgtctaaacttttttttgacatatatgactttttttgacatactatactatgcattttaaaaacattttttagcatactacactgactttttcaGACATTATGTATACGATTTTTTTAGACAtatgctgactttttttgagATACTACAATATCActtttttgacctttttctaaataccttactatgactttttaacttttttataaagtatactatgatgtttttcaacataatatactgtgactttttctaactttttccaacatactttactatgacatattttatgatttttttgacacagtatagtatgatttaagaattttttttagaCCTCCTATTCTATGACTTTCTAACATATTgctacatattatactatgacaattttctgattttttttctgaacttttttgacatactaacaAATCCtatgatattattttaaaatgtttttgacgTAGTATACAATAAGTATTTTTGACTCCTTTAtaatgacctttttcgacatagtattaatctattttatttgacatgctatattatgactttttttataccaCAGACTACACTTTGTCTCTTTCTAGCATTTTTCATAtacttttatgaattttttgGGCATATTATACTAAGACAATCATTTCCTATGATTAGAAAACCATgactttttctaactttttttcgacatttttccTACTTATTTAGACAAACTACACTGagtttttttccgacatactatactatgacttttttaatgtttttcgacatagtataacTAATACAACTTTTTCTTAActattttttacatactatactatgactttttaaaaacttttttcatattttatactATTAAATTTATTGACATACATacaaaggcatagtatagtacaCATAGTATTGTGtattatactatgcctttttccAATAAACtcaattattacttttttaacatactatactcagatttattttttacttcctcaacatattttactatgattttttttaaaacacttttttgacatactatataatgactttttagGACCTGCTATACTAAAacttttttatgtctcttttaaaactttttttcgacatgctgtacaataactttatttgacatggaaaaaaaatccaaatacttaataaaaacatattaaaataaaattctacATAATGTACTTTgactgtttttgatgttttatgacACACTTTTCCGAAAGACTTCATTATAAGTCTTTTCTAACGTACTATaacatgattctttttttacatactatactatgacttttctcgacataatatactatgtctttttaattacttttttcggaaaaattccaaaaaaaaaaaaaaaaattgacatagCGCACTTGTTAGTTTTTGCCAAATACTTACacaactttttatgactttttgcaaagTAATATATTCCTactttttatggctttttttttttacttactatgCTATAAATCTGTCTTTGTACAGCATAATAAAGCTAacttttttggcatactatacaattacttttttcaaacacaatacttagacttaaaaacaaaaaaagaaatttgagatactatactataactttttttaggACACagtatactatgatatttttgggacttttttcgacatatactcttctaagacttttttataactattgttgacatattacactgactttttatgacatattattctatgacttttgtttttactctttttaacacactatactatgacatttgtgactttttctcGACAAACTAtatattatgcttttttttcaacttactatactatgtcaTTTTTAGGACTTAAGTCAAcgtaatataatattattttgtatgtctttttttcaacctactgCACTATGATTGTTTTAATGACTTAATCTGACATATTataaaattagtttttctaCATACTTAAATTTGCCtcttttcgacgtactataccatgactttttatgacatactaattttatgactttttatgacatactatactttatccttttatgacataatacattatgactttttgacacactatggtatgacttttttatgacttctcaTTGcatgcaatacaataattttctgatatactttactatgattttttacacttttatgaCATGCCATACCATGACCTTTGTATAACATACTACACTTTGactgacttttttaagactttaagaCTTTCTTAAGAATCTTTATGGCATAATACACAAATACtattttataacatactattcCATGACCATCTTATTGAAAATTACTATCATTATTTATATGAATGACATTACTATGATAAGATATATATGGAATaatttgattacttttttaatataatatagtatgacaTATTTGATATACTATACTCTGAGGTcttaattacttattttactgtactaTGACTCTTTATATCTTTtgatgacatactgtacaataATTTTTTGGGGCAAACTATACtgaatactatactattcattttgACTGTTTGACTCATTAGAAATTTGTTTTCTCTGtatctttgttaaaaaaaaaaaaggaaggtgcTGTTTTTCACATTCGGAACGGTAGAGCCGCAAAACATTTGCTATGTAAAGTTATAACCGGCCCGACCGCCAGCGTCGTTCCGAAGTGTTGCACCCTGCATCAGGTGTCCTTTCAAATAAACACTGTTGACTCTTTTGCCATAGTTTGCACAATAGTAAGCGCTGTTAGCACATTATCTATGAGCCACCGGGTCGCCatcgacatgttgagagccgttgagaggcaattgAAATGCTCCAAATCTCGGATCTTGAACCTGTGAAGTTGGTGATTTTTCAATATATTCAGAATTCACTTATTGATTTCAGTTGTAAGTTAgcattctgaaaaataaaagaaaaaaaaacttatttgtGGAGGTGTTAATGTATTGGGAGTTTTGTCACTCTTGACCTGAAATCAGTTTTGAGAACACTGATTACATGgatcaataaatgaaatgagTCATCAAACTTTGTGACTCAGATGCTAAATGTTTCCATTAATATCTTTGGGGACAAGGAAGAAATCCTCTCTGCGTCACAGAAGCATCATCTTCCATCTTTTCAGTCTGTCCAcactccatctgtctctctttctctctgacaaaCTGTATCAACAAACGATTTAATCCACTGTTACTTAAACACAAACTATAAAGGTGTTCTTTcctgaaattgaaaatgtgacCAGACAGCCTATTTGAAAGCAAACCTACAACTGTAAGTTTATACGAGCTATTTCAATTGTCAGGTTTAAACAAACTGGCTGTTTTCCTGGCCTGTTGTTAATGAGATAAACTCTTACGTCTTCAGCTAATCTTGTTTAAAGACCAGTGAGGTCATCAGTCAAATCCCCATAAAACCAGACGGGGACATCGGTGGATAGCCTACATCTACTGAATTACTTGAAGCAGTGCAACGAAGGGAtactatcagctgattgtgtcTACAGGAGATTCCACTCGCAGGTAAGTCCCATTGTTTCTTGTAggcatgtacagtatattgtgATTTGTAGAAGACTATAAGTTGATTTAAGACGCTTACTGTAAATTTAGATAGTTGAAGTTCTGGTGCTTTTACttcattgacatttaaaaaaagaaatgaagtcAACATGAGAAAATATTGTTGTAAGTGGCCATAATTGTTATTCTTTGTTCCAGATTAAAAACTTAATTCCTGGTTTAAAATTCAAGAAGAGCAACTACGCAGACTTTTGGTCCTGGACTTTGAAAGAATCAAGACATCAGTGTATAATCCTGTTAGCTGTCACTGAGCCTGGGAAACCCCCATCTACTTCTCCACACAAACAACATCGGCCGAGATAACGCCTGACATGGATTCCCTGATGTCGCTGGGTGCCCCTCTGAAGCAGTTCACCAGCTGTGTGTCATGGAAACACACCCCCACCAAGAGAGGAGCCAAGGGCAGCCAGTCTGTCCGCAGAAGCAGCTTCACCCGCAGGAAGAGCGTCAGTAGGAGGAGAAGCCTCCCCTGCAGCACCCAGAAAGTCCCCGACTCCTGGCTCAGACTGTACCAGGATGACCTGAAGAGAGAAAGGTAGGGTAGAACATTTATTCATGgaaaaaagagatgtttttaaCAGTCATCAGCTCTGAAACAGGCATTCTAGTCTCTTATGCAGATATTTTGTCATCCAGTGATTTATCCTTTCTTGTggtaataaatgttaaataactgTGTTAATACTTTTCTAACGGTGTGACAACCAATTAAGAAATTCAGTTACCGTCTTGTTATCCAGCTGAGACTCTTGGCAAGGACATATTTGGATTAATGAGGATAAGGCTGTTCCTCACATGAATAAGCTGCTTGCCCATGTGCTGTCCTTAATGTTGCTCTGTGCTGTTTGCCAAAGGAAACGTCAGCAGGCCGTACTGGCCAAGAAGAACGCAGAGAGGACGGTAAGAACTCACTTCAGGAGCCACCACTGTCTCCCAAGGGTAAGGGAACAATGCAATAAAAAGTGACGACTAATGAATTTGGTTGTCTGTGTACAAAATCGTATAATCGTCGCCTTCTTTTCCACATGTAGCAGAACACCACTGCCAGAAAACCAGCCCCAGTGAAGGATGAGTCCTTCTTTGGAGCCTTCCAAGGCCTCAGCCTGGATGGACTAAGGGCTTATGGAGGGAAgatgttttgaattaaaaatgacagaggCACCCAACTGTAACCCCAAAAATAGGGAAAGGAATACTTATTTGGCTACCCgtcttcatttctttttttagaaaagtCTATATTGCTTTTTGTTCTTGCTTCCTTGATGGTTGCTTGGCATTGCACTTTGTATTAGTCTGTGTAAAATGTCTGTCtccttgtttttgtgaaaaaattaaaacaaaaatgtttggaCCCAGTGCTCTCACTCCCTGAGCTGTTTTCATTGTTATATTTTGAAATCCAAAGCAGAAGCTAAACAGGTAATTggattttattcaacatatataagAGATTATGTGCAATAAACACATCAGATGTTTCAttgacagtttttaaatgaatacattcaaGACATGCAGAACTAAGACACAAAATGCAAAACCTGCATTTGTACTGTGgaattttatttctttgaactACTGGTCGGTccagaaatattttattgttctgttcTAATCCGACAGCATATTtcaaggttgtg is a genomic window containing:
- the si:ch211-81a5.8 gene encoding uncharacterized protein si:ch211-81a5.8 isoform X1 yields the protein MDSLMSLGAPLKQFTSCVSWKHTPTKRGAKGSQSVRRSSFTRRKSVSRRRSLPCSTQKVPDSWLRLYQDDLKRERKRQQAVLAKKNAERTVRTHFRSHHCLPRQNTTARKPAPVKDESFFGAFQGLSLDGLRAYGGKMF
- the si:ch211-81a5.8 gene encoding uncharacterized protein si:ch211-81a5.8 isoform X2; translation: MDSLMSLGAPLKQFTSCVSWKHTPTKRGAKGSQSVRRSSFTRRKSVSRRRSLPCSTQKVPDSWLRLYQDDLKRERKRQQAVLAKKNAERTVRTHFRSHHCLPRNTTARKPAPVKDESFFGAFQGLSLDGLRAYGGKMF